The following are from one region of the Rhodopirellula sp. P2 genome:
- a CDS encoding sulfite exporter TauE/SafE family protein, with amino-acid sequence MWMLASAVVTASLLGSMHCVGMCGPLAIWASGAGEKQPKATVVWSTTLYHLGRLLTYVLAGLIAGTIGSLVEIGGETLGIQLAAARVVGTIMMALGIWKLWQIVSVNRSAAQPITPSRIGGALVRLRPLIFQLPVAGRALAIGMLTTLLPCGWLYLFALVAAGTGQTLNGGLVMAAFWLGTVPALTALIAGTQSLSRRFTKFIPAAAAATLIITGGYTASGRGFADLQSLTDIRANVDLDLDGSNSQQTLSELTATPLPCCCAEGIPCESPEE; translated from the coding sequence ATGTGGATGTTAGCCAGTGCCGTGGTCACGGCGAGTTTGTTAGGCAGCATGCACTGCGTTGGCATGTGCGGCCCGCTCGCGATTTGGGCCAGCGGTGCTGGTGAGAAACAACCCAAAGCAACCGTCGTCTGGTCCACCACGCTGTACCACCTGGGGCGTCTGCTGACGTACGTGTTGGCCGGATTGATCGCCGGCACCATTGGCAGCTTGGTCGAAATCGGTGGCGAGACACTTGGGATTCAACTGGCCGCCGCACGTGTCGTGGGCACGATCATGATGGCACTCGGCATTTGGAAACTGTGGCAGATTGTTTCCGTCAATCGATCCGCCGCCCAACCGATCACGCCCTCCCGCATTGGCGGTGCCCTGGTTCGCTTACGCCCCCTCATTTTTCAGTTGCCCGTCGCTGGCCGAGCCCTCGCAATTGGGATGTTGACGACACTGCTCCCCTGTGGATGGCTGTACCTGTTTGCACTGGTCGCCGCGGGAACGGGTCAAACGCTCAATGGTGGTTTGGTGATGGCAGCGTTCTGGTTGGGCACGGTCCCGGCCCTCACCGCCTTGATCGCCGGCACCCAATCGTTGTCGCGTCGATTCACTAAGTTCATCCCCGCCGCGGCCGCCGCGACGCTGATCATCACCGGTGGGTACACCGCATCGGGCCGAGGATTTGCAGACTTGCAATCGCTGACGGACATCCGCGCCAACGTGGACCTGGATTTGGACGGGTCCAACTCGCAACAAACGCTCTCGGAGTTGACCGCGACTCCGCTGCCATGTTGCTGCGCCGAAGGCATTCCCTGCGAATCGCCTGAAGAGTGA
- a CDS encoding FixH family protein, giving the protein MSSNTDPTPSVETQQKDERRAKRFYISLVLLLFAIQSTILGTALKLAIGDPALAVVPDYHQAALNWDKSHRASLASDRLGWEVDVIVSNISDAKGQRAISVELHNQQGEALDDLNVEAMIYRHADAAAFQAIDLPSTGGGRYLGMASMPQHGLWQVEVSIGGAGEPMTLSRTLELEN; this is encoded by the coding sequence ATGTCATCGAATACCGATCCCACGCCATCCGTGGAAACGCAGCAGAAAGACGAGCGTCGTGCCAAGCGATTCTACATTTCCTTGGTGCTGTTGCTCTTCGCGATTCAGTCCACCATCCTCGGCACCGCGCTCAAACTGGCGATCGGTGATCCGGCCTTGGCGGTGGTTCCCGATTATCACCAAGCTGCTTTGAACTGGGACAAATCGCATCGTGCATCCCTGGCATCGGATCGCTTGGGATGGGAGGTCGATGTCATCGTCTCGAACATCTCCGACGCGAAAGGCCAACGCGCCATTTCGGTGGAGCTTCACAATCAACAGGGCGAGGCCTTGGACGATCTGAACGTCGAGGCAATGATTTATCGACATGCTGATGCGGCTGCTTTCCAAGCAATTGACTTGCCGAGCACAGGCGGCGGACGCTACCTGGGCATGGCATCCATGCCTCAGCATGGCCTTTGGCAAGTGGAAGTGAGCATTGGTGGAGCGGGAGAACCGATGACCCTGTCACGCACACTCGAACTGGAAAACTGA
- the ccoG gene encoding cytochrome c oxidase accessory protein CcoG, with translation MSTRTSLPLFSPSPCKVCYAADRDGTSGGGGSSQGSESLLKPEEHVLSTLEADGSRRWLRPKLSMGEWWKRRRVTAYILMVVFVAIPHLRIGGKPLILLDIAAREFTVLGKTFYPTDTLVLALFMLSVFVSIVLITAITGRAWCGWACPQTVYMEFLFRPIDRFFDGTVGKGGKPARGISPVWQIARFAVYLVLCMFLAHTFLAYFVGTEKLALWVRSSPIDHPSAFLVMAGTTGLMLFDFLFFREQMCLIACPYGRFQSVMLDEQSKIVAYDPARGEPRIKGKRTHDDDRGIDLVRGNEAGDCVDCQQCVVVCPTGIDIRDGLQMECINCTQCIDACDDVMHKVGKPKGLIRYSSQDAIARKPKKLLRARTIIYPIVLVGVFSGLAMAISSKSGFDARILRGRGAPYSLLGAKEVSNAFNLRLVNRTEIPQTYELSTDHSSIQVEIIDTDAQRLEPAESKLLPIRLNFPSSMTMGDGNESIDLTVKDQSGNERTISMKVLGPRR, from the coding sequence ATGTCCACGCGAACCTCGTTGCCTCTGTTTTCGCCTTCACCTTGCAAGGTGTGTTACGCAGCGGATCGCGACGGGACATCTGGTGGAGGTGGTTCGTCTCAAGGCAGTGAATCGCTGCTCAAGCCAGAGGAACACGTGCTGAGCACGCTGGAAGCCGATGGCAGTCGCCGTTGGCTCCGGCCCAAACTCTCAATGGGCGAGTGGTGGAAACGCCGACGGGTCACCGCCTACATTTTGATGGTGGTCTTTGTTGCGATCCCGCATTTGCGGATCGGTGGCAAGCCTCTGATTTTGCTGGACATTGCCGCCCGTGAATTCACGGTGCTGGGCAAAACGTTCTATCCCACCGACACATTGGTGCTGGCGTTGTTCATGCTCAGCGTGTTCGTGAGCATTGTCCTGATCACCGCGATCACAGGACGAGCGTGGTGCGGCTGGGCCTGCCCGCAGACGGTCTACATGGAATTCCTGTTCCGTCCCATCGATCGTTTCTTTGATGGCACCGTGGGCAAAGGCGGAAAACCCGCCCGCGGAATCAGTCCGGTTTGGCAGATTGCACGCTTCGCCGTCTACCTTGTCCTCTGCATGTTTCTGGCTCACACGTTCTTGGCCTACTTTGTTGGCACCGAGAAACTCGCCCTGTGGGTTCGAAGTTCGCCGATCGATCACCCCTCCGCGTTCCTCGTGATGGCGGGCACCACCGGGTTGATGCTGTTTGACTTTCTATTTTTCAGAGAGCAAATGTGTTTGATCGCGTGCCCCTACGGACGTTTTCAATCCGTCATGCTCGATGAGCAATCCAAGATTGTCGCCTACGATCCAGCTCGCGGCGAACCTCGCATCAAGGGAAAGCGAACCCACGATGATGACCGCGGAATCGATCTTGTCCGCGGGAACGAGGCAGGTGACTGCGTGGATTGCCAACAATGTGTGGTTGTCTGTCCAACCGGAATCGACATTCGCGATGGCCTGCAAATGGAGTGCATCAACTGCACTCAGTGCATCGACGCTTGTGATGACGTGATGCACAAGGTGGGCAAACCAAAGGGCTTGATTCGCTACAGTTCGCAAGACGCGATCGCTCGCAAACCCAAGAAGCTGTTGCGTGCACGAACGATCATCTACCCGATCGTTTTGGTCGGCGTCTTCTCCGGTTTGGCCATGGCGATTTCCAGCAAAAGCGGGTTTGACGCGAGAATCCTTCGCGGGCGTGGAGCGCCGTATTCCCTGCTGGGTGCCAAGGAAGTTTCCAACGCCTTCAACTTGCGGTTGGTCAATCGGACTGAGATCCCTCAGACCTATGAACTGTCGACGGATCACTCGAGTATTCAAGTTGAGATCATTGACACAGACGCTCAACGACTCGAGCCCGCTGAATCCAAACTGCTGCCGATCCGATTGAACTTTCCTTCGTCGATGACCATGGGCGATGGAAACGAATCCATTGACCTGACGGTCAAGGATCAAAGCGGCAACGAACGCACTATCTCAATGAAGGTCCTGGGGCCACGCCGCTAA
- a CDS encoding cbb3-type cytochrome c oxidase N-terminal domain-containing protein: MSQVPEYDNAPKTDHAYDGIEEFDNPLPGWWKWLFISSIVFSPFYFLYYHNGVSGRSVEDLYGVALAENTRLQFEEIGDLTPDQATLVAYMEKPNWVRVGQSVFKANCISCHGREGEGQVGPNLTDDYFKNVKEIEDIAKVINNGAGGGAMPKWADRLHPNEVVLVSAYVATLRGKNIESSRGPEGKTIPPWPEPVEAAPETPEE, encoded by the coding sequence ATGAGCCAAGTGCCAGAATACGACAACGCTCCGAAGACCGATCACGCCTACGACGGGATCGAAGAGTTTGACAATCCGTTGCCGGGTTGGTGGAAGTGGTTGTTCATCTCTTCCATCGTCTTCAGCCCGTTCTACTTCCTGTACTACCACAACGGGGTGTCTGGCCGTTCGGTGGAAGACCTGTATGGGGTCGCGCTGGCTGAGAACACTCGTTTGCAGTTTGAAGAAATTGGTGACCTGACGCCCGATCAAGCGACTCTGGTCGCCTACATGGAAAAACCCAACTGGGTTCGAGTCGGTCAATCGGTCTTCAAAGCCAACTGCATCTCTTGCCATGGTCGCGAAGGCGAAGGCCAAGTTGGTCCCAACCTGACGGACGACTATTTCAAGAACGTCAAAGAGATCGAAGACATCGCCAAAGTCATCAACAATGGTGCCGGTGGCGGAGCGATGCCAAAGTGGGCCGATCGATTGCATCCCAATGAGGTTGTTCTGGTTTCTGCCTATGTCGCCACTCTGCGTGGCAAGAACATCGAAAGCAGTCGTGGGCCAGAAGGCAAGACCATCCCACCTTGGCCCGAACCCGTTGAAGCCGCTCCCGAAACCCCCGAAGAATAA
- the ccoN gene encoding cytochrome-c oxidase, cbb3-type subunit I, with amino-acid sequence MATGTPTNGPGDAALSSDSGTEEVRLEQFQYDDGIVRLFATATIVWGIVATLVGLIVAVLLVLPSITGGLPWFSFARLRPLHTNAAIFAFAGNGIFAAVYYSTQRLCKARMWSDVLSRMHFWGWQLVIVSAAITLPLGITQSREYAELEWPIDILIAVVWLFIFGGNFLMTLIKRRERHMYVALWFYIATIVTVALLHVFNNLVIPAGWFKGYSIYAGVQDAFMQWWYGHNAVAFFLTTPFLGLMYYFLPKAAERPVFSYKLSIIHFWSLVFIYIWAGPHHLHYTALPEWASTIGMLFSLMLWMPSWGGMINGLLTLRGAWHKVAADPVLKFFVVGVTFYGMSTFEGPMLSIKSINAFTHYTDWTIAHVHAGALGWNGFMVFGMLYWMLPRLFQTKMWSEKLVSLHFWTGTIGILLYIIPIYAAGLMQGWMWRAMDDTGHLMYPDFIETTQSIVPLWWLRVVGGVLYVSGMLMLGLNAMMTWMGRPAEYENPVHTAPRLSKSYVDHTPTPTSPIDDAPVLELGKKVSIWSQMGWHRRWERLPVRFTVFTTIAVVVATLFEVIPTFLIRSNVPTIATVKPYTPLELAGRHIFVSEGCYNCHSQMIRPIVSETKRYGEYSKPGEFIYDRPFQWGSRRIGPDLAREGGKQSSFWHWTHFENPENVSPGSVMPAYGHLLTEDMNYDAIAPHVKVAAYLGAEYTEEDLNNTAEVAYKQAEYIAADIVAQGGPAKAYEKQAIALIAYLQRVGVDLFATEEPAATEEPAAPEAVEGEEAETTEEVADGDFTPEASSEDAAAK; translated from the coding sequence ATGGCGACTGGTACGCCGACGAACGGTCCTGGTGACGCAGCCTTGTCATCGGACTCAGGCACAGAAGAAGTTCGGCTGGAACAGTTTCAATATGACGACGGCATTGTCCGTTTGTTTGCGACTGCCACGATCGTGTGGGGCATCGTCGCCACGCTGGTCGGCTTGATCGTCGCGGTGCTGCTGGTGCTTCCGTCGATCACAGGCGGTTTGCCTTGGTTCTCGTTTGCCCGCCTCCGCCCTCTGCACACCAACGCCGCCATCTTTGCTTTTGCCGGCAACGGAATCTTTGCCGCGGTGTACTACAGCACCCAGCGACTTTGCAAAGCTCGCATGTGGAGCGACGTGCTCAGCCGCATGCACTTCTGGGGCTGGCAACTTGTCATTGTTTCAGCAGCCATCACGCTGCCACTGGGAATCACCCAGAGCCGCGAGTACGCGGAACTGGAATGGCCGATCGATATCCTGATCGCCGTGGTGTGGTTGTTCATCTTTGGTGGCAACTTCCTGATGACGTTGATCAAACGACGCGAACGACACATGTACGTGGCGTTGTGGTTCTACATCGCCACGATTGTGACGGTCGCGCTGTTGCACGTGTTCAACAACCTGGTCATCCCCGCTGGTTGGTTCAAAGGCTACAGCATCTACGCTGGCGTCCAAGACGCATTCATGCAGTGGTGGTACGGCCACAACGCGGTTGCCTTCTTTTTGACGACACCGTTCCTCGGCTTGATGTACTACTTCTTGCCCAAGGCTGCGGAACGACCTGTGTTCAGTTACAAGCTGAGCATCATTCACTTCTGGTCCCTGGTTTTCATTTACATCTGGGCCGGTCCTCACCACCTGCATTACACCGCGCTGCCTGAATGGGCCAGCACGATTGGGATGCTGTTCAGCTTGATGCTCTGGATGCCCAGTTGGGGCGGCATGATCAATGGGTTGCTGACTCTGCGTGGTGCTTGGCACAAGGTCGCGGCCGACCCAGTGCTGAAGTTCTTCGTTGTTGGTGTCACGTTTTACGGGATGAGCACCTTTGAAGGCCCCATGCTGTCGATCAAGTCGATCAATGCCTTCACTCACTACACCGACTGGACCATCGCTCACGTGCACGCCGGAGCGCTCGGCTGGAACGGGTTCATGGTGTTCGGAATGCTGTACTGGATGCTGCCACGATTGTTCCAAACCAAGATGTGGAGCGAAAAGCTGGTCAGCCTGCACTTCTGGACCGGAACCATTGGGATTCTGCTCTACATCATCCCCATCTACGCCGCTGGTTTGATGCAGGGTTGGATGTGGCGAGCCATGGATGACACCGGCCACTTGATGTACCCCGACTTCATCGAAACGACTCAATCCATCGTCCCCTTGTGGTGGCTGCGAGTGGTCGGTGGCGTGCTGTATGTCAGCGGCATGCTGATGCTGGGCCTGAACGCGATGATGACCTGGATGGGACGTCCCGCCGAATACGAGAACCCGGTGCACACCGCGCCGCGTCTATCCAAAAGCTACGTGGATCACACGCCCACACCGACCAGCCCCATTGATGACGCGCCGGTTTTGGAACTGGGTAAAAAGGTCAGCATCTGGAGCCAGATGGGATGGCACCGCCGCTGGGAACGTTTGCCCGTTCGCTTCACGGTGTTCACAACCATCGCTGTCGTCGTGGCAACCTTGTTCGAGGTGATTCCGACGTTCCTGATCCGGTCCAACGTGCCGACCATTGCGACGGTCAAACCCTACACACCGCTGGAACTGGCGGGACGACACATCTTCGTCTCCGAAGGTTGCTACAACTGCCACTCCCAAATGATTCGTCCCATCGTTTCGGAAACGAAACGCTATGGCGAATACAGCAAACCGGGCGAGTTCATTTATGACCGACCATTCCAGTGGGGCAGCCGCCGTATCGGTCCTGACTTGGCTCGCGAAGGTGGAAAACAAAGCAGTTTTTGGCACTGGACCCACTTCGAGAATCCAGAAAATGTTTCGCCGGGCAGCGTGATGCCAGCCTATGGGCATTTGTTGACCGAAGACATGAATTACGACGCCATTGCCCCGCACGTGAAGGTCGCCGCCTACCTCGGCGCCGAATACACGGAAGAGGACCTGAACAACACGGCGGAAGTCGCTTACAAGCAAGCGGAATACATCGCCGCTGACATTGTCGCCCAAGGCGGACCGGCCAAGGCCTATGAAAAGCAAGCGATTGCTTTGATTGCTTACCTGCAACGGGTGGGTGTGGATTTGTTCGCGACGGAAGAACCTGCGGCGACAGAGGAGCCAGCTGCTCCTGAAGCTGTCGAAGGGGAAGAGGCGGAAACCACCGAAGAAGTCGCTGACGGGGACTTCACCCCGGAAGCAAGTTCGGAAGACGCTGCCGCGAAGTAG
- a CDS encoding sigma-70 family RNA polymerase sigma factor: protein MQLMDQDLSQLIARGTKDGFLTYDEVNAYLPDEDVNPEKLNSLLLALENRGIQLIEASEKKARDAAARRPTPNVRGLRPAELGADEESPEQALANEAASQSFSSADLPKASEDPIRMYLSQMAEIPLLSREEEIALAKKIEITRKQYRRSLLETDYALRATVDTLQKVHAGELPFDRTIKVSLTERLTKEQISQRMPHNLRTLNDLIAKNKTDFEILVRRSASPRLKAEVRKQFLRRRRKCLELVEELSLRSRRVTPLLHQLEKISGRMTFIRERLVELGNDAMSRDEAADLRQELRELMLVTQESPTSLHNRMAKVRRHFDQYETTKRELSAGNLRLVVSIAKKYRNRGLSFLDLIQEGNTGLMRAVDKYEYRRGFKFSTYATWWIRQAITRAIADQARTIRIPVHMIDVLSKLRQAQKRLTQTLRREPTYEDIAEATDVPLEEVRRVMDIGRHPVSLDRPVGEGEDSSFGEFVQDSETDNPVRIAASGMLRNKIDELLKTLTFREREIIRLRYGLVDGYSYTLEECGRIFKVTRERVRQIEAKAVAKMQSPSRAERLSSYLKPAA, encoded by the coding sequence ATGCAATTGATGGACCAAGATCTTTCGCAACTCATCGCCCGCGGAACCAAGGATGGTTTCCTCACTTACGATGAAGTCAACGCATACCTGCCCGACGAAGACGTCAATCCAGAGAAGCTCAACTCACTCCTGTTGGCCCTGGAAAATCGCGGCATCCAACTGATCGAAGCCTCGGAAAAGAAGGCCCGCGACGCCGCCGCACGCCGCCCCACCCCCAATGTCCGCGGCTTGCGTCCGGCGGAACTGGGCGCGGACGAAGAGTCGCCCGAACAAGCCCTGGCAAACGAAGCCGCTTCCCAAAGCTTCTCATCGGCTGATCTGCCCAAAGCCAGCGAAGACCCCATTCGCATGTACCTCAGCCAAATGGCCGAGATCCCCTTGCTGTCTCGCGAAGAAGAGATCGCACTGGCGAAGAAAATCGAAATCACTCGCAAGCAATACCGTCGCTCGTTGCTGGAAACGGACTACGCCTTGCGAGCCACCGTCGACACATTGCAAAAGGTCCATGCGGGCGAACTCCCCTTCGACCGCACGATCAAAGTCTCGCTCACCGAGCGATTGACCAAAGAGCAAATCTCTCAGCGGATGCCGCACAACTTGCGAACGCTGAATGATCTGATCGCCAAGAACAAAACTGACTTCGAAATCCTGGTTCGCCGCAGTGCCTCGCCTCGACTGAAAGCCGAAGTCCGCAAGCAATTCCTGCGTCGCCGCCGCAAATGCTTGGAATTGGTGGAAGAACTTTCGCTGCGAAGCCGCCGGGTCACCCCACTGCTGCACCAACTCGAAAAGATCTCCGGCCGCATGACGTTCATTCGCGAGCGCTTGGTCGAACTGGGCAATGACGCGATGAGCCGTGACGAAGCGGCTGACCTGCGTCAAGAACTTCGCGAACTGATGCTGGTCACGCAAGAAAGCCCAACCAGCTTGCACAACCGAATGGCCAAGGTTCGCCGCCACTTCGACCAATACGAAACAACCAAGCGTGAACTCAGCGCCGGCAACCTTCGCCTGGTCGTATCGATCGCCAAAAAGTACCGCAACCGCGGACTGTCATTCCTGGACCTGATCCAAGAAGGCAACACCGGTTTGATGCGAGCGGTCGACAAATACGAGTACCGCCGCGGCTTCAAGTTCAGCACCTACGCAACTTGGTGGATTCGCCAAGCGATCACGCGGGCCATCGCTGACCAAGCTCGCACGATTCGAATCCCGGTTCACATGATCGACGTGCTCAGCAAACTTCGCCAAGCACAAAAGCGCCTGACGCAAACACTGCGTCGCGAACCCACCTACGAAGACATCGCCGAAGCGACCGACGTGCCGTTGGAAGAAGTCCGCCGCGTGATGGACATCGGACGCCACCCCGTCAGCCTCGACCGCCCGGTCGGAGAAGGCGAAGACAGCAGCTTCGGTGAATTTGTCCAAGACAGCGAAACCGACAATCCCGTTCGGATCGCCGCCAGCGGCATGCTTCGCAACAAGATCGATGAACTGCTGAAGACACTCACCTTCCGCGAACGAGAAATCATTCGTTTGCGTTACGGCCTCGTCGACGGATACAGCTACACCCTCGAAGAGTGCGGCCGGATCTTCAAAGTGACTCGGGAACGAGTGCGTCAGATCGAAGCCAAGGCCGTTGCGAAGATGCAGAGCCCTTCGCGTGCCGAACGCCTGTCGTCCTATCTTAAACCCGCTGCTTAA
- the dnaG gene encoding DNA primase codes for MSFLRWMLPAFVLVEFVANDTLIRPFDRSVRLSSSTDFDVKERVRAATDIVDVIGHDLELRPQGRHFVARCPFHNDARPSMTINQERQSWKCWVCDIGGDVFSFVMQREGVDFPTALRSLAERAGIEIPEFNRGPKTQPGSPDDKATLMKAVDLVCRAYFDELASGKSDDAKMARDYLASRGIDDSHRELFKIGFAPDSWDFAVNVLKRNKFSEAVAQAAGVAIGRDGKSGCYDRFRGRLMFPIDNAQGHAISLGGRIIPAIANRIAEAKGDGSNGGAKYINGPETMLFRKSNELYGLHLARDAMRAADEVLVMEGYTDVVATRMAGIDHSVAVLGTALTASHIRVLKRFVNRVVLVLDGDEAGKRRAEEVLELFVTADADLRILTLPDGLDPADFLAQQSAANLLDMAGKAPDAMDHKLNRLTEGVDVTRDTHRVTTAIETMLSVLTKTPAKSDKTELKIDQLLVRMSQTFGLPVERLQRRLETVREESAERERKQARYRKANTSNGPPKSKPSGAPAPQRPAARPPAAAAPMDDFDPFAQAAMEDAAAFGIDEGFDDYSSSAPSDFGASHPQRPNAQPGPQRPNQHHPAPPQAHEPEQGTPITGVDRELFETLIESPEVAAMAVESIDPSWLYSNTAKMLLSAYQDLDLQGRDLDVDSVLVLLENDFLKNQIISLQERIEQRAGHVLDEPHLRYTAILTRFREREFDAEKSRQIAKLQSASLPEDEELAMLEQLFAAERIRQTPR; via the coding sequence ATGTCGTTTCTGAGGTGGATGCTCCCCGCGTTCGTGCTGGTTGAATTTGTCGCCAACGACACTTTGATCCGGCCTTTTGACAGGAGCGTTCGTTTGTCCTCTTCAACGGACTTCGACGTCAAAGAACGAGTTCGCGCCGCGACTGACATCGTCGATGTCATCGGGCATGATCTGGAATTGCGTCCGCAGGGCCGTCACTTCGTTGCCCGCTGCCCATTCCACAATGACGCACGTCCGTCGATGACGATCAACCAAGAACGGCAGTCTTGGAAATGCTGGGTCTGTGACATCGGCGGGGACGTCTTCAGCTTCGTCATGCAACGCGAAGGCGTGGACTTCCCGACCGCCCTGCGAAGCCTGGCCGAACGAGCCGGGATCGAAATCCCCGAATTCAATCGCGGCCCCAAAACTCAACCGGGCAGCCCCGACGACAAAGCCACCCTGATGAAGGCGGTGGACCTCGTCTGCCGGGCCTACTTCGACGAACTGGCCAGCGGAAAGTCTGACGACGCCAAAATGGCCCGCGACTACCTCGCCAGCCGCGGCATTGATGACAGCCATCGCGAACTATTCAAGATCGGCTTCGCCCCCGACTCCTGGGACTTCGCGGTCAACGTACTGAAACGAAACAAGTTCTCCGAAGCGGTGGCCCAAGCCGCTGGAGTCGCGATCGGCCGCGATGGCAAATCGGGTTGCTACGACCGTTTCCGTGGTCGGTTGATGTTCCCGATCGACAACGCTCAAGGCCATGCCATCTCGCTGGGCGGCCGAATCATCCCCGCGATTGCCAACCGCATCGCGGAAGCCAAGGGCGACGGATCCAACGGCGGTGCAAAGTACATCAATGGTCCCGAGACCATGTTGTTCCGCAAATCCAACGAACTCTACGGGCTGCACCTGGCTCGCGACGCAATGCGGGCCGCTGACGAAGTCCTCGTCATGGAGGGCTACACCGATGTCGTCGCCACTCGGATGGCGGGGATCGACCACAGTGTCGCCGTCCTGGGCACCGCCCTGACGGCGTCGCACATCCGCGTGCTCAAACGCTTTGTCAATCGAGTCGTGCTGGTTCTTGATGGCGATGAAGCTGGCAAACGCCGGGCTGAAGAAGTCCTGGAACTGTTCGTCACCGCCGACGCTGACCTGAGAATCCTGACGCTCCCCGATGGACTGGACCCGGCCGACTTCCTGGCCCAACAATCCGCTGCGAATTTGCTGGACATGGCAGGGAAAGCTCCCGATGCGATGGACCACAAACTGAACCGTTTGACCGAAGGCGTCGACGTCACTCGCGACACACACCGGGTCACGACTGCGATCGAAACGATGCTGAGCGTGCTGACCAAGACACCGGCCAAGAGCGACAAAACCGAACTGAAGATCGACCAGCTGCTGGTTCGCATGAGCCAAACGTTTGGGTTGCCCGTCGAGCGGCTGCAACGGCGTCTCGAAACGGTTCGCGAAGAATCCGCTGAACGCGAACGCAAGCAAGCTCGTTACCGCAAAGCCAACACCAGCAACGGCCCACCGAAATCAAAACCGAGCGGGGCCCCGGCGCCACAGAGACCGGCTGCCCGACCACCCGCCGCTGCGGCTCCCATGGACGACTTCGACCCGTTCGCGCAAGCAGCGATGGAAGACGCCGCCGCATTTGGAATCGACGAAGGCTTCGACGACTACAGCTCCTCGGCCCCAAGCGATTTTGGCGCGTCCCATCCTCAGCGTCCCAATGCCCAGCCTGGCCCGCAGCGGCCCAACCAGCACCATCCTGCCCCACCGCAAGCTCACGAACCAGAACAAGGCACCCCGATCACGGGCGTTGACCGCGAGCTGTTTGAGACCCTGATCGAGTCCCCCGAAGTCGCCGCGATGGCGGTCGAATCAATCGACCCGTCTTGGCTGTACTCCAACACCGCCAAGATGCTCCTGTCCGCCTACCAAGACCTGGATCTGCAAGGCCGCGACCTGGATGTCGACTCCGTGCTTGTCCTGCTCGAAAATGATTTTTTGAAAAATCAAATCATCAGTTTGCAAGAGCGAATCGAACAGCGAGCGGGACACGTTTTAGACGAGCCCCACCTACGATACACCGCGATCTTGACTCGATTTCGCGAACGTGAATTTGACGCTGAGAAGTCCCGTCAGATTGCAAAATTACAATCCGCATCCTTGCCCGAAGACGAAGAGCTCGCGATGCTGGAACAACTCTTTGCCGCCGAGCGAATCCGGCAAACGCCACGCTAA